The genome window ACAACCTCCGGGTGCACCTGGACGGGGCGCGCATCTTTAACGCGGCGACCGCGCTGGGCGTCTCCGCGAGAGCCATCGCGGACTGCGTGGACACGGTTTCCTGCTGTCTCTCCAAGGGGCTGTGCGCGCCCGTGGGCTCCCTTATCTGCGGGCCGAAGGACTTCATCGCGGAAGCGCACCGCTGCCGCAAGGTGCTCGGCGGCGGCATGCGCCAGGCCGGGGTGCTGGCGGCCTGCGGCATCCTTGCCCTGACCGAGATGACCAAACGCCTCGGCGAGGACCATGACAACGCCCGCCTGCTGGGCAAACTCCTCGCGGGAATTCCCGGCGTCACGGTGGATCAGGCGAAAATCCGGATCAACATGGTCTTCTGGGAGCCGAAGATCGAGGGTTTCAACAATCAGGCTTTCGGGGCCTTTATGCTGGAGAGGGGCTTTAAAATCTCCAGCCCGTACGCGGGTCCCTTCCGGCTCGTGACGCACAACGGGGTCACCCGCGCGGACGTGGAGCGGTTCGCGGCCCTGTTCAAGGATTACGTGCGCGGCCTCTGATTTCCCATAAATACTTGACCCTCTTGAGGGAAAGGCTATTCTTGACGGAAGAAGGAGATTCCCATGAGCGACACCGAAAAAACCGCTGGCTGCGGCCCCATGCCCAAAGTCACGTTCACGACGTTTATCCTGTCCATCGCTTCCAGCGGTTTGGTGCAGCTGGGCGAAGTGCCGGACCCGGACACCGGCGCGACCCGGGAAAATCTTCTTATGGCCAAACACACCATTGACGTTTTGAGCATGCTGCGCGACAAGACCAAGGCCAGTATCGACGAGGAGGAATCCAAGCTGCTGGAAGGCCTGCTCTATGAACTGCGCATGAAGTACGTGCTCAAAACAAAATAACAGTGCAACGGCTCCCAGCGCGCCGCTTTTGCAACGATTTCAGAAAAGGAATTCGCCATGGCACAGATCCGGGCCGGACTCGTCGGCGTTACCGGCTACACAGGCATGGAGCTTGTCCGCCTGCTTGAAAACCACCCCTCCATCTCCCTTGTGGCGGTTACCTCCCGCTCGGACGCGGGCAAAAAGGTGCGCGACATCTACCCCTTCATGCAGGGTTTCGCCACCGGGGAACTTGTCATCACCGCACCCGACGCCGCGACCCTCGCCAAAGAGTGCGACGTGGTGTTTCTGGCCGTGCCGCACGGCGTGGCCATGGAAATGGCCGCCGCGTTCCGGGCCGAGGGCGTGGCCATCATCGACCTTTCCGCGGATTTCCGGCTGCGCGACGTGGCGGTTTTTGAGGAATGGTACAAGGCGCAGCACGCCGAGCCGTTCCTCCTCAAGGAAGCGGTCTACGGCCTGCCCGAACTGTACGCCAAGGAGATCGCCGCGGCCCGGCTCATCGCCAACCCCGGCTGTTATCCCACGGCTTCCATCCTGGCGCTGGCCCCGGCCCTGAAAAACAAATTCATCGATCCCGACGGCATCGTGATAGACGCCAAATCCGGCACCACGGGCGCTGGCCGCAAGGCCGTTGTCGGCTCCCTCTACTGCGAGGTGGCGGATACCTT of uncultured delta proteobacterium contains these proteins:
- the argC gene encoding N-acetyl-gamma-glutamyl-phosphate reductase codes for the protein MAQIRAGLVGVTGYTGMELVRLLENHPSISLVAVTSRSDAGKKVRDIYPFMQGFATGELVITAPDAATLAKECDVVFLAVPHGVAMEMAAAFRAEGVAIIDLSADFRLRDVAVFEEWYKAQHAEPFLLKEAVYGLPELYAKEIAAARLIANPGCYPTASILALAPALKNKFIDPDGIVIDAKSGTTGAGRKAVVGSLYCEVADTFKAYNLTKHRHTPEIEQELSLVAGKAVTLSFNTHLLPINRGILATIYTQLAKDVSFDAVYDAYVAAYEPHTFVRVLPKGAMPELRNVRGTMFCDISLVHDPRINRLIIVSAIDNMCRGASGQAIANANLMHGLPLETGLMLAPMVP
- the ltaA gene encoding L-allo-threonine aldolase, whose translation is MNIIDLRSDTVTQPTDAMREAMSRAVVGDDVYGDDPTVNELQALAADMLGKEAALFVPTGTMGNQASIMAQTRPGDEIIAAAGSHIFINEGGGAARLSGVSCMTAHNPDGKLTADDVHRLRRDPGNAHYPRTTLVCLENALGNGDVVTLDEMKAVRAAADTYNLRVHLDGARIFNAATALGVSARAIADCVDTVSCCLSKGLCAPVGSLICGPKDFIAEAHRCRKVLGGGMRQAGVLAACGILALTEMTKRLGEDHDNARLLGKLLAGIPGVTVDQAKIRINMVFWEPKIEGFNNQAFGAFMLERGFKISSPYAGPFRLVTHNGVTRADVERFAALFKDYVRGL
- a CDS encoding conserved hypothetical protein (Evidence 4 : Homologs of previously reported genes of unknown function) gives rise to the protein MSDTEKTAGCGPMPKVTFTTFILSIASSGLVQLGEVPDPDTGATRENLLMAKHTIDVLSMLRDKTKASIDEEESKLLEGLLYELRMKYVLKTK